A genomic window from Dermacentor silvarum isolate Dsil-2018 chromosome 9, BIME_Dsil_1.4, whole genome shotgun sequence includes:
- the LOC119463602 gene encoding tigger transposable element-derived protein 4-like, with translation MKVLEDVDCAQESKTAIAKRHGIPKCTLSRILKDREKIQKACNSGAFTPGRKKMRLADHEDLEKALFLWFKRARSSNLPVTGPILEEKARDIALEIGIEDFKFSDGWLSRFKKRHSLVFRTIAGESAAVDLNVCADWQQQKLQDVLSTYKPSDIFNVDEMALFYKLLPNKTLSLKGEKCTGGKHSKDRVTVLVGANMDGSEELKLLVIGKAKRPRALKGVKGLPVFYEANTKAWMTQAIFETWLRERDAEFTKKGRKVVFIVDNCPAHGEVRDLNSIRLEFLPANVTAVLQPMDQGVIRNLKVFYRRHILRRMMLYMESNKGYTVDLLSAIHILAQSWDEVASTTIRRCFGHAGFLEQVDASQEGSDASQEESDADNAEADTVFDLVAQRCGSGTGTMDEYEAVDDDVVTCCEDTLVDILKEVEEGTGDESEEEMDSDDHQSAPLTSEASQAVELLQRYFQKEGCLEHLCNLNKMNAYLVKQSHTKLKQATLHSFFGGCDP, from the coding sequence ATGAAAGTTCTCGAAGACGTCGATTGCGCCCAGGAGTCCAAGACGGCTATCGCGAAAAGGCATGGCATCCCGAAGTGCACCCTTTCGAGGATTTTGAAAGATCGCGAAAAGATTCAAAAGGCTTGCAACAGCGGCGCTTTCACTCCCGGTAGGAAAAAGATGCGTCTGGCCGACCACGAGGACCTCGAGAAAGCACTTTTCCTGTGGTTTAAGCGCGCGCGAAGCTCCAACCTTCCAGTGACCGGGCCTATTTTGGAGGAGAAAGCAAGAGACATCGCACTCGAAATCGGGATTGAAGACTTCAAGTTCAGTGACGGCTGGTTAAGCCGTTTCAAAAAGCGCCATAGCCTCGTCTTCCGCACTATAGCAGGTGAGAGTGCCGCGGTAGATCTGAATGTTTGCGCCGACTGGCAGCAGCAGAAGCTCCAAGACGTCCTCTCAACTTATAAGCCCAGCGACATCTTCAACGTGGACGAAATGGCGCTTTTTTATAAACTTCTTCCCAACAAGACTCTCAGCTTGAAAGGTGAGAAGTGTACAGGAGGAAAACACAGCAAGGACCGCGTTACTGTTCTGGTGGGAGCCAATATGGACGGGTCCGAAGAACTGAAGCTTCTTGTCATCGGAAAAGCAAAGAGACCTCGGGCTTTGAAAGGTGTGAAAGGACTCCCGGTATTTTACGAGGCAAATACCAAGGCTTGGATGACCCAGGCAATTTTCGAAACCTGGTTGAGGGAGAGAGATGCAGAGTTCACcaaaaaaggcagaaaggttGTGTTCATTGTGGACAATTGCCCAGCGCATGGTGAAGTGCGAGACCTGAACTCTATTCGGCTGGAGTTCCTCCCTGCCAATGTGACAGCCGTGCTCCAGCCAATGGACCAAGGCGTTATTCGAAATTTAAAAGTGTTTTACCGTCGCCACATCCTTAGAAGGATGATGCTGTATATGGAGAGCAACAAAGGGTACACCGTAGACCTCCTTTCTGCCATCCACATCTTGGCCCAGTCATGGGACGAGGTTGCATCTACAACCATTCGGCGATGCTTTGGTCACGCGGGCTTCCTTGAGCAAGTGGATGCAAGCCAAGAAGGGTCGGATGCAAGCCAAGAAGAGTCTGACGCCGACAATGCTGAAGCAGACACTGTTTTTGATTTGGTGGCCCAGAGGTGCGGCTCTGGCACTGGGACAATGGATGAGTACGAAGCTGTTGATGATGACGTGGTCACCTGCTGTGAGGATACTTTAGTTGACATACTAAAGGAAGTCGAAGAAGGCACAGGTGATGAAAGTGAGGAGGAGATGGACAGTGACGACCACCAGAGTGCCCCACTGACTTCAGAGGCAAGCCAGGCAGTAGAACTTCTCCAGCGGTACTTCCAGAAGGAGGGCTGCTTGGAGCATCTGTGCAATTTAAACAAGATGAATGCGTACTTGGTGAAGCAGTCCCACACCAAGCTGAAGCAagccaccttgcacagctttttTGGGGGTTGCGACCCTTAA